The Nonlabens spongiae genome contains a region encoding:
- a CDS encoding DUF4377 domain-containing protein produces MKKLAILLLLALAACSNDDSADEERVNMIIDHHYEMGVGVGPVPVLRVQEGDQIASNQFQIFYGGITGFNFEPGFVYELEVLKRNVENPPADAPSIEYILVNEVSKMPVPANTTFEMKIKDFGTEFVISETDGTYNFLSFIPLDCQQRCNELEQAIQNNSQVVGVFEHDGNGGVVLIDIL; encoded by the coding sequence ATGAAAAAATTAGCCATTCTGCTTTTACTGGCCCTAGCGGCTTGTTCAAACGATGATTCTGCGGATGAGGAAAGGGTAAATATGATCATCGATCATCATTACGAGATGGGTGTGGGAGTAGGGCCTGTACCCGTGCTCAGAGTTCAGGAAGGTGATCAGATTGCATCAAATCAATTTCAAATCTTCTATGGAGGTATAACAGGTTTTAACTTTGAACCGGGATTCGTATACGAGCTTGAAGTACTCAAGAGAAATGTTGAGAATCCTCCAGCTGATGCACCCTCCATTGAATACATTTTAGTAAATGAGGTTTCAAAAATGCCAGTTCCGGCAAACACGACATTTGAAATGAAGATTAAAGACTTCGGGACTGAATTTGTTATTTCTGAAACTGATGGTACCTATAACTTTTTAAGCTTCATACCGCTAGATTGTCAGCAAAGATGCAATGAACTGGAGCAGGCGATCCAGAATAATTCTCAAGTAGTGGGAGTTTTTGAACATGATGGTAATGGAGGCGTGGTTTTGATCGATATCTTATAG
- a CDS encoding DUF3108 domain-containing protein, translating into MKRSILFIVSLLLLTSFQTGVEMPPVQDPAFEEGEWFKFRIHYGIFNASYAELHVKNARLKGEKVYHIKGTGKSTGLLDLFFEVDDRYETYIDREEVKPYRFIRKINEGGHTKDIQIDFDHESGTALYHDKKHKKKSTLEIKPQSQDMMSAFYFLRNAVDVKTLAVGDEFVLPMFFDEENYDFKLKFLGREVVDTKFGDVAALKFRPYVQSGRVFKEEESLTVWISDDDNKIPLKIQAKLAVGSLTADLDAFKGLKHSFRIIPD; encoded by the coding sequence ATGAAAAGATCAATTCTATTTATAGTTTCCTTATTACTTCTGACCAGCTTTCAAACAGGTGTGGAAATGCCCCCTGTCCAAGACCCGGCATTTGAAGAAGGGGAGTGGTTCAAGTTCCGTATCCACTATGGGATTTTTAATGCCAGTTATGCAGAGTTGCATGTGAAAAACGCTAGGCTGAAAGGCGAAAAAGTCTACCACATCAAAGGAACGGGAAAATCTACAGGTCTTCTTGATCTATTTTTTGAAGTGGATGACCGTTACGAGACCTACATAGATCGCGAAGAGGTAAAGCCTTATCGATTTATTAGAAAAATCAATGAAGGTGGGCATACAAAAGACATTCAGATTGATTTTGACCATGAATCGGGTACCGCGCTTTACCATGATAAAAAGCACAAGAAAAAGAGCACGCTAGAAATCAAGCCTCAGTCGCAAGATATGATGAGTGCTTTCTATTTCTTGAGAAACGCGGTAGACGTTAAAACATTAGCTGTGGGTGATGAGTTTGTGTTACCCATGTTCTTTGATGAAGAGAATTACGACTTTAAATTAAAATTTCTGGGGCGCGAGGTGGTCGATACTAAATTTGGCGATGTCGCTGCACTTAAATTCAGACCCTACGTGCAATCTGGACGTGTGTTCAAAGAAGAAGAGAGTCTTACCGTCTGGATTAGCGATGATGACAATAAGATCCCTTTAAAAATCCAGGCAAAACTTGCGGTAGGCTCACTTACTGCAGATCTAGATGCCTTCAAAGGTTTGAAGCATAGCTTTAGGATTATTCCAGATTAA
- a CDS encoding tryptophan 2,3-dioxygenase family protein, which produces MQDTLSPEITDRIKLLEEKFKNSGQDMLSYMDGLLYDTYTTYWDYIRLDTLLSLQVPSTEFPDEMIFIGYHQITELYFKLIIHEQKQIINREDLTAGYFEEKINRINRYFTVLINSFDVMIKGMEREQFLKFRMSLLPASGFQSAQFRMIELYSTDLVNLVHAGDRARFRESGKQNKVYSEEGRDESETSPTQEDLFENIYWKKGGIDRATGEKTLTLKQFEKRYTPRFLRIAKEVKASNLNQKYHQLPDSEKTERLKTALKNLDQNANVNWLLMHMGAAHRYLRKEGKAVDATGGTNWKEFLPPHFQKISFFPELWSKEEHDNWGKQWVDHVLNTK; this is translated from the coding sequence ATGCAAGATACGCTCAGTCCCGAGATCACGGATCGCATCAAGCTCCTCGAGGAGAAATTCAAGAATTCTGGTCAGGATATGCTATCCTATATGGACGGCTTATTGTACGACACCTACACGACATACTGGGATTATATAAGACTGGATACGCTTTTGAGCCTTCAGGTTCCCAGTACGGAGTTTCCTGATGAGATGATATTTATAGGCTATCATCAGATTACGGAGCTCTACTTCAAGCTTATTATTCACGAGCAGAAACAGATCATCAATAGAGAGGATCTCACGGCAGGTTATTTTGAGGAAAAGATCAATCGCATCAATCGCTATTTTACCGTTTTGATCAACAGCTTTGACGTTATGATCAAGGGAATGGAACGCGAGCAATTCTTAAAGTTCCGCATGTCGCTGTTGCCGGCGAGTGGTTTTCAGAGCGCACAGTTCCGTATGATTGAATTGTATAGTACAGATCTTGTGAATCTGGTGCATGCTGGTGATCGAGCACGCTTTCGCGAAAGCGGAAAACAGAATAAAGTTTATTCCGAGGAAGGTAGGGACGAAAGCGAGACAAGTCCAACTCAAGAAGACCTGTTTGAAAATATCTACTGGAAAAAGGGCGGGATCGACCGGGCGACTGGTGAAAAAACACTTACACTAAAGCAATTTGAAAAGCGTTACACACCTAGATTCTTGAGAATTGCAAAGGAAGTTAAAGCTAGTAACTTGAATCAGAAATACCACCAGTTACCGGATTCAGAAAAAACAGAACGTCTCAAAACAGCTCTCAAAAATCTGGATCAAAACGCAAATGTGAATTGGTTACTCATGCATATGGGCGCGGCGCACCGCTATTTGCGCAAAGAAGGTAAGGCAGTGGACGCAACGGGAGGAACTAACTGGAAAGAGTTCTTGCCACCACATTTTCAGAAAATTTCCTTTTTTCCTGAGCTGTGGAGTAAAGAGGAACACGATAACTGGGGAAAACAATGGGTAGACCATGTTTTGAACACAAAATAA
- a CDS encoding M23 family metallopeptidase, with protein sequence MTKTLIYFLVSAAFLSSCKEDKEVEIVEEEQPVELAEVLPIMKYGYNLNDYEIIADTVERGDTFGDLIDAHLITGQSTFRAAQALDEVYSVRRIQAGKPYKILKHRDSLNSMAAFIYEPNRMEYVVVNFADSLNAFKGNHPVSYKRKTASGIIKSTLSEAMEDEGLGISAINELSDIYRWSIDFFRLQKGDRFKMIYRERYINDTVFAGIEEVETAVFETDGNPYYAFSFVADSTAQVHDYYDETGKTLRSFFLRAPVNYTRISSRYSGRRFHPVQKRWKAHLGTDYAAGYGTPIISTANGVVIKSGYTRGNGNYVKVKHNETYTTQYLHMQKRLVKVGQRVKQGQTIGLVGSTGLATGPHVCYRFWVNGRQVDPYKQNLPAAEPLPENKKEEYLEFIQPLQEEIDLLPFKELDNDLL encoded by the coding sequence ATGACAAAAACATTAATCTATTTTCTGGTCTCGGCAGCCTTTCTGTCAAGTTGCAAAGAAGATAAAGAAGTTGAGATCGTTGAGGAGGAGCAACCGGTGGAACTTGCTGAGGTGCTTCCCATCATGAAGTACGGTTACAACCTTAACGATTACGAGATCATTGCAGACACCGTAGAACGTGGAGATACTTTTGGAGACCTGATTGACGCACATCTTATCACCGGTCAGAGTACCTTCAGAGCCGCTCAAGCACTTGATGAAGTGTACAGCGTGAGACGCATTCAAGCGGGTAAACCTTATAAGATTTTAAAGCATCGGGACAGCCTTAACTCTATGGCGGCTTTTATTTATGAGCCTAATAGAATGGAATATGTGGTGGTGAATTTTGCCGATAGCCTAAATGCATTTAAAGGCAATCACCCAGTATCCTACAAGCGCAAAACCGCCAGCGGAATCATAAAAAGCACCCTGTCTGAAGCTATGGAAGATGAAGGTCTGGGCATCTCTGCTATTAATGAACTTTCAGACATTTATCGCTGGTCTATTGACTTTTTTAGATTGCAAAAAGGTGACCGATTCAAAATGATCTACCGCGAGCGCTACATTAATGATACGGTTTTTGCTGGTATCGAAGAGGTAGAAACAGCCGTATTTGAGACTGATGGCAATCCTTATTATGCCTTCAGCTTTGTTGCAGATAGCACAGCCCAGGTTCATGATTATTATGATGAGACAGGTAAAACCCTGCGTAGTTTCTTCTTACGGGCTCCGGTAAATTATACACGCATTTCCAGCCGATATAGCGGCAGACGTTTCCACCCGGTACAAAAACGATGGAAAGCACACTTAGGAACTGATTATGCCGCAGGTTACGGAACGCCCATTATTTCTACGGCAAACGGTGTGGTGATAAAGTCTGGTTATACCAGAGGTAATGGTAATTACGTAAAGGTGAAGCACAATGAGACTTACACCACACAATACCTACACATGCAAAAACGACTGGTTAAGGTGGGACAGCGTGTCAAGCAAGGACAAACCATCGGTTTGGTGGGTAGTACAGGTCTTGCGACTGGACCGCACGTGTGTTACAGGTTTTGGGTAAATGGTAGACAAGTAGACCCCTACAAACAAAACCTTCCAGCGGCAGAGCCTTTACCAGAAAACAAAAAAGAAGAATACCTAGAATTTATACAGCCGTTACAAGAAGAGATAGATCTGCTTCCCTTCAAGGAGCTGGATAACGATTTGCTTTAA
- a CDS encoding TonB-dependent receptor, producing the protein MNRTLQFFITLGLLLSSLFMTGQVTTSSINGRILEGEDEPLLGATVQAVHTPTGTQYATSTNIEGYYRILNMRVGGPYTITITYVGKNEEVLTDIYLQLGESENISLTLSDEQNALDEVVINAVRDGIFDSSTTGTNTNISTREINTLPTATRSIGDILRKTPQAQVSEGGAISIAGQNNRYNSIFIDGAVNNDVFGLAGTGTNGGQIGINPISLDAIESFQVNIAPFDVRQSGFTGGAINAITRSGTNNWEGSAYYFTRNEKLAGKTPQAIIDLVDENNGSDPAPDRERLDEFTTNLYGARVGGPIIKNKLFFFANVEVEREETPRPFDAENYIGSSSISDIESLRNNLINNFGYNPGSFENTVRSLDTDRFTVRLDYNLNDKNSFTLKHNYVRGESTSPSGSGNTSINFANAGIFFPSETNFSTFEWNSSLTNELSNNLIVSYTTVRDDRDPIGGAFPRVSINDGPGSITFGSEAFSTGNILDQDVLTITNNFNITKGAHNITVGGNFEMYDIRNVFIRQNFGQYRFNSLADFNTYFDNDPTNDAAPTDYDYSYSLLDPAGTTGDDATAAAAQFRYSQLGLYVQDEWSLTDNFNLTYGVRFDLPFYEDGTVNDDFNNRTVALLEAAGKDLEGARVGLPINTEVHVSPRLGFNWDVFNDKKTQLRGGLGIFTSRIPLVWPGGAYNNNGLSVGGVNEGDFDNGDLRFVADPFNQPIGNGPAPGSGTLGGQIDLFSPNFKLPQVAKYNIGIDQKTGVWGLIASADFLYNETINNVTYQNLNLREPVGTLNGADNRPYYNRFDRIDDQYTGIYLGTNTNEGWSYTASFVLTKPFDNGFAGQVAYSYGQGKSVFEGTSSQNSSQWRNSVTVNGKNRTEVGNSAFALGHRINANASYRMDWNENIATTVSLFYNGEQGPTLSYVYQEGRDLLNDDSRDNALIYVPRNQSEINLVPYTDGAGNVISASQQWNALDAYISSNDYLDGRRGQYAERNADRGPWNHVVDLKVIQDFSIDFGGKKHTLQATADIFNFFNFLNKDWGRQEFVPNDFGEVAPLTTVSGGPDPAFNYDIDFAEGQEQFDDSGIRSSRWQAQIGLRYIFN; encoded by the coding sequence ATGAACAGAACATTACAATTTTTCATAACACTAGGGCTGTTATTGAGCTCTTTGTTCATGACTGGACAGGTTACGACTTCCAGTATTAATGGTCGTATTTTAGAAGGTGAGGATGAGCCACTTCTAGGAGCAACGGTACAGGCTGTTCACACACCCACTGGGACTCAGTACGCAACTTCTACAAACATTGAAGGGTACTACCGTATTCTTAACATGAGAGTAGGGGGTCCTTACACCATTACTATTACCTACGTAGGTAAAAATGAGGAGGTTTTAACTGACATCTACTTACAGCTAGGTGAGTCAGAAAACATTTCTCTTACTCTATCTGATGAGCAAAATGCTCTTGATGAAGTAGTCATCAACGCTGTACGTGATGGAATTTTTGATTCCAGCACTACGGGTACTAATACAAACATCTCTACTAGGGAAATCAATACTCTACCTACTGCTACAAGAAGCATAGGTGATATCTTACGTAAGACTCCACAAGCTCAGGTAAGTGAAGGTGGTGCGATTTCAATCGCTGGTCAGAACAACCGTTACAACTCTATCTTCATTGACGGTGCTGTTAACAATGATGTTTTTGGTCTCGCCGGTACAGGAACTAATGGTGGTCAGATAGGTATCAATCCTATTTCACTAGATGCGATAGAGTCGTTCCAGGTAAACATCGCTCCTTTTGATGTAAGACAGTCTGGTTTTACAGGTGGTGCAATCAATGCCATTACTAGATCAGGTACTAACAACTGGGAAGGTAGTGCATATTATTTTACAAGAAATGAAAAGCTTGCTGGTAAGACTCCTCAGGCAATCATCGATCTAGTAGATGAAAACAACGGTTCTGATCCAGCTCCAGATCGTGAGCGTCTTGATGAGTTCACCACTAACCTTTATGGTGCACGTGTAGGAGGACCGATCATCAAGAATAAACTTTTCTTCTTTGCAAACGTTGAGGTGGAAAGAGAAGAAACTCCAAGACCCTTTGACGCTGAGAACTATATAGGTTCAAGTTCAATCTCTGACATTGAATCTTTGCGTAATAATTTGATAAACAACTTTGGTTACAATCCTGGAAGTTTTGAAAATACGGTAAGAAGTTTAGATACAGATCGTTTCACGGTAAGATTAGACTACAACCTGAACGATAAAAACTCGTTCACGCTCAAACATAACTATGTAAGAGGTGAGTCTACTTCACCTAGCGGTAGTGGTAATACTTCTATCAACTTTGCAAATGCCGGTATCTTCTTCCCATCAGAGACTAACTTCTCTACTTTTGAGTGGAACAGTAGCTTGACTAATGAGCTTTCTAACAATTTGATCGTTTCTTATACAACTGTAAGAGATGATAGAGATCCTATAGGTGGAGCATTCCCAAGAGTTTCTATTAATGACGGTCCTGGTTCAATCACTTTTGGTTCTGAGGCTTTCTCAACTGGAAACATTCTTGATCAAGACGTATTGACCATCACAAACAACTTCAACATTACTAAAGGTGCTCACAACATCACTGTAGGTGGTAACTTTGAAATGTATGACATACGTAACGTATTCATCCGTCAGAACTTCGGTCAGTACAGATTCAATTCTCTAGCAGACTTCAATACTTATTTTGACAATGATCCTACAAACGATGCTGCACCTACAGACTATGACTATTCTTATTCCTTACTAGATCCAGCTGGTACTACAGGTGATGATGCCACTGCAGCGGCAGCTCAGTTCAGATACTCTCAGCTTGGTCTTTACGTTCAGGATGAGTGGAGTCTTACAGATAACTTCAACTTGACTTATGGTGTTCGTTTCGACTTACCTTTCTATGAAGATGGTACCGTAAACGATGACTTTAACAACCGTACGGTTGCATTGCTCGAAGCAGCTGGAAAAGATCTTGAAGGAGCTCGTGTAGGTCTACCTATCAATACTGAAGTACACGTATCTCCACGTCTAGGTTTCAACTGGGACGTGTTCAACGATAAAAAGACGCAGCTACGAGGTGGTCTGGGAATCTTTACATCTAGAATTCCTTTAGTATGGCCAGGTGGTGCTTATAACAACAATGGACTTTCTGTAGGTGGTGTTAATGAGGGTGACTTTGATAATGGCGATCTTCGTTTTGTAGCTGATCCATTTAACCAGCCTATAGGTAATGGTCCAGCGCCAGGTTCAGGAACTTTAGGTGGACAAATCGACTTATTTTCTCCAAACTTCAAATTACCACAAGTTGCTAAGTACAACATTGGTATTGACCAAAAAACAGGTGTCTGGGGCTTGATCGCAAGTGCAGATTTCTTATATAACGAGACGATCAATAACGTAACTTATCAGAACTTGAACCTTAGAGAGCCTGTAGGTACTCTTAACGGTGCTGATAACCGTCCATACTACAATAGATTTGATAGAATCGACGATCAATACACGGGAATCTACCTAGGTACAAATACAAATGAAGGATGGTCTTACACAGCTTCTTTCGTTTTAACTAAGCCATTTGATAACGGTTTTGCAGGTCAGGTAGCTTACTCTTATGGTCAAGGTAAATCTGTATTTGAAGGAACATCTTCACAAAACAGTTCACAATGGAGAAATTCTGTAACTGTAAATGGTAAGAACAGAACTGAAGTTGGAAACTCTGCTTTTGCATTAGGTCACAGAATTAATGCTAATGCTTCTTACAGAATGGACTGGAATGAAAACATCGCTACTACAGTTAGTTTGTTCTATAATGGTGAGCAAGGACCTACTTTGAGCTACGTTTATCAAGAGGGTAGAGATCTTCTTAATGATGACTCACGTGATAACGCGCTTATCTACGTTCCAAGAAACCAAAGCGAGATCAACCTAGTTCCTTATACTGATGGTGCTGGTAACGTAATCAGTGCAAGCCAGCAATGGAATGCTCTTGATGCGTATATTTCAAGCAACGATTACCTTGATGGTAGAAGAGGTCAGTACGCAGAGCGTAACGCAGACCGTGGACCATGGAACCACGTAGTAGACTTGAAAGTGATCCAAGACTTCAGTATCGACTTTGGAGGTAAAAAGCACACGCTTCAAGCAACTGCTGATATTTTCAACTTCTTCAACTTCTTGAATAAAGACTGGGGTCGTCAAGAGTTTGTTCCTAATGATTTTGGAGAAGTAGCCCCACTTACAACAGTAAGCGGTGGACCAGATCCTGCTTTCAACTATGACATTGATTTTGCTGAAGGTCAAGAGCAGTTTGATGACAGCGGTATCCGTTCTTCAAGATGGCAAGCACAAATAGGACTTAGATATATATTCAACTAG
- a CDS encoding sensor histidine kinase — MKLYRNSLRNRIFFSMILITLLASILIAGMSIYQFREQTKDYHEERLMRKEQNIKESIYYTLRQTDYEVKTENLANIFKDKDEIYEVSNIHGMPVYVYDLQGNLLISSSALFVTQPHEKTISAETIQNLTDSNNRRYEIIVNKDEENYRYSYTYLTDAQFKNIGILMLGYQENDDFMEYELQEFLQRLGLVYILMFVFSIFLAYVLSKYITKSIRGISDRLKELNIAKRNQHITIDSSGSEEINSLLESYNDMVDQLEESAVLLATNEREHAWREMAKQVAHEIKNPLTPMRLTVQSFERRFDPEDPEAKEKIKEYSSSLIEQIDVMSNIASAFSTYASMPAQKDEETNVSMVTKLALDIFNEPYISYKEDDTELFVIFDRTQLIRVVTNLVKNALQATSGSSQPEILVEVTHDEDSVFLKVADNGTGIHPDHENKIFEPKFTTKNSGMGLGLAMVKQIVENYNGKIGMETTYGEGTTFCVTLPLVSK, encoded by the coding sequence ATGAAACTGTACCGCAACAGCCTGCGCAACCGCATCTTTTTTTCCATGATCTTGATTACCCTGCTGGCAAGTATCCTCATTGCTGGTATGAGTATATATCAATTCAGGGAACAAACTAAGGATTACCACGAGGAGCGATTGATGCGCAAGGAACAGAACATCAAAGAGAGTATTTATTATACCCTGCGCCAAACCGATTATGAGGTGAAAACCGAGAATCTGGCCAATATTTTTAAAGACAAAGACGAAATCTATGAAGTGAGCAATATTCACGGTATGCCGGTCTATGTCTATGATCTGCAGGGAAACCTCTTGATTAGTTCTAGTGCACTTTTTGTTACCCAGCCTCACGAGAAAACTATTTCTGCCGAGACCATTCAAAATCTCACAGATTCAAATAATAGGCGCTATGAAATCATCGTCAATAAGGATGAGGAGAATTACCGATATAGTTACACCTATTTAACGGATGCCCAGTTCAAAAACATAGGTATTCTCATGCTGGGCTATCAAGAGAACGATGATTTTATGGAGTATGAACTCCAGGAGTTCTTACAGCGACTGGGATTGGTTTATATTCTCATGTTTGTCTTTTCAATATTTCTCGCTTACGTATTATCCAAGTACATTACTAAATCCATAAGAGGCATAAGCGATCGACTCAAAGAACTCAACATTGCCAAAAGAAACCAGCATATCACCATAGACAGTTCTGGGAGTGAAGAGATCAACAGTTTGCTGGAATCCTATAATGACATGGTGGATCAGCTGGAAGAGAGTGCAGTACTGCTGGCAACAAATGAACGTGAGCACGCCTGGCGGGAGATGGCAAAGCAAGTCGCTCACGAGATCAAGAATCCGCTGACTCCCATGAGGCTTACCGTGCAGAGTTTTGAAAGACGTTTTGATCCTGAAGATCCTGAAGCCAAGGAAAAAATCAAAGAATATTCTTCTTCCTTGATCGAGCAGATTGATGTTATGAGCAACATTGCCAGTGCTTTTTCTACATACGCCAGTATGCCAGCGCAAAAAGATGAGGAGACAAACGTCTCTATGGTGACAAAACTGGCTCTTGATATTTTTAACGAGCCCTACATTTCTTACAAAGAAGACGACACAGAACTGTTTGTGATTTTTGATAGAACGCAGCTGATACGAGTAGTGACAAACCTAGTCAAAAACGCTTTACAAGCAACCTCTGGAAGTAGCCAGCCTGAAATACTGGTTGAAGTTACGCATGATGAAGACTCTGTATTCCTCAAGGTGGCAGATAACGGTACCGGTATCCATCCTGATCATGAGAATAAAATCTTTGAGCCCAAGTTCACCACAAAAAACAGCGGCATGGGATTGGGTCTCGCCATGGTAAAACAGATTGTAGAAAACTACAACGGTAAGATAGGTATGGAGACTACTTATGGAGAAGGAACTACATTTTGTGTGACTTTGCCGCTGGTCTCTAAATAA
- the pgi gene encoding glucose-6-phosphate isomerase has translation MKNINPTQTQAWKKLEEHFQSVKNIDLREAFAQDANRAKNLTIEVDDFYVDFSKNLINENTVALLNDLADECRLSEAIESYFTGERINATEGRAVLHTALRSDIGGVKVSENVEAAAQNHQKMYEFVDGVHQGKFVAHNGNKFDTVVNIGIGGSDLGPVMIYEALQAYKTDINVHFVSNVEGDHVEEVLKKIVPEKTLFVIVSKSFGTQETLTNATTIRNWFEQKVGKEAVSKHFIAVSSNVSRATGFGISEDNIFPMFDWVGGRFSLWSTVGMSIALAFGVENFKKLLAGAASMDKHFKEAPFEKNLPVQLALMTIWYNNYFKAESEAVLPYSQYLHRLPAYLQQAIMESNGKSVDRNGDLVDYQTGNIVWGEPGTNAQHAFFQLIHQGTKLIPAHFIAFAKAKYHQPDHHNKLMANFFAQTEALMNGKSVKEASADMVQAGKSDAEIEKLLPFKVFEGNNPTTTILIDELTPESLGKLVAMYEHKIFVEGVIWNVYSYDQWGVELGKVLADQILSDIEKKDTGTHDASTTNLLRRFYKLN, from the coding sequence ATGAAAAATATTAACCCTACGCAAACCCAAGCCTGGAAAAAGCTTGAGGAGCATTTTCAATCGGTTAAAAATATAGATCTCAGAGAAGCTTTTGCTCAGGATGCTAATCGGGCTAAAAACCTGACCATTGAAGTCGATGACTTTTATGTAGACTTTTCAAAAAACCTGATCAATGAAAATACAGTTGCTTTATTAAACGATCTGGCAGATGAATGTAGGCTGAGCGAAGCTATAGAGTCGTATTTTACGGGAGAAAGAATTAATGCAACCGAGGGTCGTGCCGTTTTGCATACGGCTTTACGTTCAGATATAGGTGGCGTAAAAGTTTCAGAAAATGTGGAAGCCGCTGCCCAGAACCATCAAAAGATGTATGAATTCGTAGATGGTGTACATCAAGGCAAATTTGTAGCACATAACGGTAATAAATTTGACACGGTGGTAAACATCGGTATAGGCGGTAGTGACCTAGGTCCAGTAATGATCTACGAAGCGCTTCAAGCTTACAAAACCGATATCAACGTGCATTTTGTATCAAATGTGGAAGGTGATCACGTTGAAGAAGTGCTCAAGAAAATCGTACCAGAAAAGACACTTTTTGTAATTGTTTCAAAATCTTTTGGTACGCAAGAAACCCTTACTAATGCTACCACAATAAGAAATTGGTTTGAGCAAAAAGTAGGTAAAGAAGCGGTGAGTAAACATTTCATTGCCGTGAGCAGCAACGTTTCTCGAGCGACAGGTTTTGGAATTTCAGAAGACAATATTTTTCCCATGTTTGATTGGGTAGGCGGTCGTTTCTCACTCTGGAGTACGGTAGGAATGTCCATTGCGCTTGCCTTTGGGGTAGAGAACTTCAAGAAATTACTTGCTGGTGCCGCTTCCATGGACAAGCATTTTAAAGAGGCGCCATTTGAGAAAAACCTTCCTGTGCAGCTGGCTCTCATGACGATCTGGTACAATAACTATTTTAAGGCAGAAAGTGAGGCTGTACTACCCTATTCCCAATACCTTCACAGGTTACCGGCATACTTGCAGCAAGCCATCATGGAGAGTAACGGTAAGAGTGTCGATAGAAATGGAGATCTTGTGGATTATCAGACCGGTAATATCGTTTGGGGTGAGCCAGGGACTAATGCCCAACATGCTTTTTTCCAGTTGATACATCAAGGTACTAAACTAATTCCCGCTCATTTTATCGCTTTCGCGAAAGCGAAATACCATCAACCAGACCACCACAATAAACTCATGGCTAATTTCTTTGCACAAACGGAGGCTCTAATGAACGGGAAGAGCGTGAAAGAAGCGAGTGCTGATATGGTTCAAGCTGGAAAATCAGACGCTGAAATTGAGAAGTTATTGCCCTTCAAAGTCTTTGAGGGAAACAACCCTACTACTACCATTTTAATTGATGAACTCACTCCGGAAAGTCTAGGTAAGCTTGTGGCGATGTATGAGCACAAAATTTTTGTGGAAGGTGTGATCTGGAACGTTTATAGTTACGATCAATGGGGTGTTGAATTAGGTAAGGTGCTCGCAGATCAGATCCTTTCTGACATAGAAAAAAAGGATACTGGCACTCATGATGCAAGCACAACAAATCTTTTACGCAGATTTTACAAACTGAATTAA